From the Halomonas sp. MCCC 1A13316 genome, the window GCTGGCGGCAGCCGAGCCGCTGTCGCTCGAACGCCTCGAAGGGCTGTTCGACGACCATGAGCGGCCGCAGCGGCGCAGCTTGCGCGAGGCGCTGGAACGAGTGGCAGGGCGTCACGAACGCGGCGCCATGGAGCTGATCGAGACCGCCTCGGGCTATCAATTGCGTATTCGCCCGCGACTTTCGCCCTGGGTCTCGCGTTTGTGGGACGAACGCCCGCAGCGCTACTCGCGAGCGCTGTTGGAGACCCTGGCGCTGATTGCCTATCGTCAGCCGGTGACCCGCGGCGACATCGAGGAAGTGCGCGGGGTGGCGGTGAGCAGCTCGATCATGCGGACCCTGGCCGAACGTGGCTGGATTCGCGTGGTCGGACACCGTGACGTGCCGGGTCGTCCGGCGGTTTATGCCACCACCCGTCAGTTCCTCGATGACTTCGGGCTCAAGACCCTGGATGAGCTGCCGCCCATGCACGAACTCAAGGGTATGGCGGAGCCGGTGTTCGAGGACGAGGCCCCGCCGCCGCCCAGCACATTGCTGGCTCAGGCCGACGAAGATGCCGTAGGCGGGGAAATGACCGGCGACGAGGATGAGGCCAGCTATGGCGCCGGCATCGAAGATCAGAATGCCGACGAGCGTGCCGAAACGTACGCTACGCTTGACGAACCGACGGCCGGGACGGCCGACGTACCACACGCCGGGAAGGCGTCCGACAGGCCAGGATTGAGCTTCGCCGATCTCGAGGCTCGCCTGGCCGAACGTGCCCGCACCAGCGTCGACGATGACGGCGGAGCGGGGGCGGAATCCACCGTAGACGAGAAGTCAGAAGACACATGACGAGCAACACGGAAAAACTGCAGAAGGTCCTGGCCCGGGCCGGGTTGGGTTCGCGCCGCGAGATGGAAGCGGCCATCGAAGCCGGCCGCGTCAAGGTCAACGGCAAGGTCGCCACGCTCGGCGATCGCATCGAGATGCGCGACCGGGTCGCCTTCGACGACCGCCCGGTGACCCTGCGCGGCGCCGAGGAGACGCCGCGCCGGGTGATCATGTACAACAAGCCGGAAGGCGAGCTGTGTACGCGCAAGGATCCCGAGGGGAGGCGCACCGTGTTCGAGCGTCTGCCGCGCCTCAAGGGCGAACGCTGGATCGCCATCGGCCGCCTGGACATCAACACCAGCGGCCTGCTGCTGTTCACCACTGATGGCGAGCTGGCCAACCGCTTGATGCATCCCTCCACCCAGATCGAGCGCGAATATGCCGTGCGAGTGAT encodes:
- the scpB gene encoding SMC-Scp complex subunit ScpB, which codes for MTAMELPDSLDEILEAALLAAAEPLSLERLEGLFDDHERPQRRSLREALERVAGRHERGAMELIETASGYQLRIRPRLSPWVSRLWDERPQRYSRALLETLALIAYRQPVTRGDIEEVRGVAVSSSIMRTLAERGWIRVVGHRDVPGRPAVYATTRQFLDDFGLKTLDELPPMHELKGMAEPVFEDEAPPPPSTLLAQADEDAVGGEMTGDEDEASYGAGIEDQNADERAETYATLDEPTAGTADVPHAGKASDRPGLSFADLEARLAERARTSVDDDGGAGAESTVDEKSEDT
- the rluB gene encoding 23S rRNA pseudouridine(2605) synthase RluB, whose product is MTSNTEKLQKVLARAGLGSRREMEAAIEAGRVKVNGKVATLGDRIEMRDRVAFDDRPVTLRGAEETPRRVIMYNKPEGELCTRKDPEGRRTVFERLPRLKGERWIAIGRLDINTSGLLLFTTDGELANRLMHPSTQIEREYAVRVMGEVRKEHIVAMVEGVMLEDGPARFTDVQEFGGEGINTWFHVVIMEGRNREVRRLWESQGLTVSRLKRVRYGNIFLDKRAKAGEWVEMSQDEIDDLAQSAGLTPRKVPELTPDEKNRWSRDKNKRRPVQAMRKPKNIKGR